The genomic window CCTGAAGCGTCAGGCTGGTTTCTGAACCGAAGGTTGCAAAGGCCAGCCTGAGGCTGTCGTGCGCCCTTTCGAACGCTTTGCAGGCGATTTCGGCGTCGATCTTCTTGAGCAGAAGGCCCTTATGGTCAGGGTATTTCTTGCGCCAGCCCTGTGCCATCTTGAGGGCCCGCCGCGCCTGCCCGAGATTGAGTTCGGCCGTAATACGCAGGCAAAGAAGGCCCGGGCTGGCTTGCCCTGTTGCGATCAGCTCATCGAGTTTCGCCGCCGCCGAGAAGCTTTCGCCCGTCATCACCTGCAACCGAAGGCGGCGTTCGGCAAAGTCCGGAGCGGTTGGGCCAAGGGCTTCCGCCCTGGTCAAAACACGCTCGGCACGTCTGAATTGGCCCCGTTCGATCAGCAGATCGGCCAATTCGCCCGCGACGAGCAGATCGTCGGGTTGGCGGGCCAGAAGCGCACGGTAGAGTTTCTGCGCGAGGCCATGGACCCGAAGTGCGTTCAGAGCCTTGGCGATGCCGCGCCACGTCATAGAAACCAGAGGCGTGTCATCTGAGGAACCCAACAACGCCTTCGCCGCGAGGCTCAAGGGCCGCCTAATTTCCGACAGGTTGACCTGTCTTTCTTGCGTCGCCTGCTCCGTTGGGAATTTCCGCAGTTGCGCCGATAGGTCGGGAAACTCAGCGCCGCGCAGGGCTAGACACAATCCCCGCCGGGTCGCCGGGTCTACATCAGGTTCCAGCGTGGCAGCCGCCAACGGTTTCGCTGCTGCTAGCAAATGCAGAGCGACAGGGTTGGCGTCCGCGCTATGTGGCTGGTCAGGCGACGGCACGTTTGCCGATACGATCCAGAATCGTCCGCGGCACGAGCCGGGCTGCAGAGATCCTTGGCGTGCTCATTTCGGTTATGGCGTCTTCATCCCCGTAGAGGGCCCGGTACTCGGCAAAATTGTCGAACCGGCCCCGCGTGACGTAGTCGACGAATGTCTCCGCCGGAGTGTTGTTCGCGAGGACGACATCATGGGTGTCTGTTTCGATGTGGAAATAGGTGACGCGATCCGCCAGCTGACCCATCGGCACCCAGTCGATCGAGGTGCCGTTCACCAGCGCACTGGCGTTGATGGCAAAGCCGTCGATCATCAGAGCATGATCAGGCGTGACGGTCAGGTCGGCGTTTGGCACGCCATCGCCAAGCGCCCCGGCGCGGATGCGCACCGGACGGAAGCGCGTTTCCGGGGTGAACTGCTTGCTGACCGTCTGCTGCCCGATCCATTTCACGCCAATCTCGCGCCCATCGGCAGTAAGGATCCTGTCGCCGATCTCAAGCGTTTCCACGACCCGTTCCCCAGCCGGCGTGGCGATCATGGTGCCTTCGGCGAAACAGACGGTGAAATCGCCTTGGTTGATTTCGCTGACGTCGATGGTCTTGTCGAGGTGATCGAAAGACGTGTCCGCATCTTCGGGGCTGAAGATGAAGCCGATATCCGGGTTGTCCGCGTACTCAAGCACGACATAGGTGATACCATCCTGCTCGTAGGTGCCGAAGTAATCCAAGGTCACGGTCGTACCGACCGGGATGGTTATGTCCGGGAAGGCATCTTTGATGGCCTGCGTGATCTCGAACTGAAAATCGTCGCCGCTCTCGAACGTGTTGTCCACATCCCCGTCGTCCAGTGTTCCGCTTTGGTCGAGGAAATCATTGGTGAACGAGAAGTTGCTGCTGCCGCCATCGCGGTCATAGAAAATCACGGATTGATAATCGAAGGTAGCCATATCGAGTCCTCATTACTGAGTGTGCTGAGAGCACTTACAAACAATAATATTCCGCACCTCGTGTGGAGCAATTCAATCCTGCGAGAGTATGCGCGCTAATTCCAATGTTCCGCCGAAGGCCCGGCTCCGACAGTTGTGTATATCCTCAGAAGAACGGTCGCTGCCGAAACTGTCAAGTCGACCAGACCGAATGCCTGCAAGTTGCGTACTCATTCACCCCAGATCGCTTAGGGAACAGGCTTGGTGTCATTAGGGTACTGCAAAGGCTGACCCAAAAGCATATGTTATGGTCGGGGTGAAAACGTCCGAGCACGACCGATGATGTTCGGCAAACTATGCGGCGCCACGATTGCCGATACGGCTCAGGATCGTCCTTGGCACGAGCCGGGCCGCCGAGATCCGCGGGGTGCTCATCTCGATGATGGCGTCTTCGTCACCGTAGAGGGCCCGGTACTCGGCAAAATTGTCGAACCGGCGGCGTGTGACGTAATCGACGAATGTCTCTGCAGGGGTGTTGTTTGCAAGAACAACATCATGTTCGTCGGTTTCAATGTGGAAATAGGTAACGCGATCGGCCAACTCACGCATCGGCACCCAGTCGATTGAGGTGCCGTTCACAAGCGCGCTGGCGTTGATGGCGAAACCGTCGATCATCAGCGCGTGATCGGGTGTGACGGTGAGGTCGGCGTTTGGCACGCCTTCGCCAAGCGCCCCGGCGCGAACGCGCACCGGGCGGAAGCGGGTTTCCGGCGTGAACTGCTTGCTGACCGTCTGCCGCCCGACCCATTTCACGCCGATCTCGCGCCCATCGGCAGTAAGGATCCTGTCGCCAATCGCAAGCGTTTCCACGGCCCGCGCCCCATCCGGCGTGGCGATCATGGTGCCTTCGGCGAAACAGACGGTGAAATCGCCTTGGTCAATGTCATCAAGGCTGACGGTTTTGTCCAAGCCACTGTCAAAGGCGGTCTCGGAGTCCACAGGGCTGAAGAAAAAGCCAACGTCCGGATCATCCGGATCCGCGAGCACCACATAGGTGATGCCGTTTTCGTCGTAAGTCCCGTAGTAGTTCAGCGTCACGGTTTCGCCCGGCGTGTATCCCCCTCTGGGAGAAACCGCAGCGATTTCGTTTGTGATCAGAAAGTCAAAGGTATCGCCAGCTTCAAAGGTCGCCGATTCCGGGCCGACGGTTTCTCCGTCATCAAGTTGCCCGGTTGTATCCAGAAATTCATCCCGGGAGAAATTGATGCTTTCTCCATTGCGGAAATACTGAATGACAGAAAGATAATCGAAAGTGGCCATATTGCTCCCTCCTGGCTGAGGGCACAGATGCTCCTCAGCCCTGAACTTAGCCGTGCCAACGAACGGGCCCATTTCCTGCACACGCGCGCTAACTAAATTTGCCAATCCCCAGTGGTCGGACAGCACATTGCCCCAAAGAAGAACGGCGCTGGCGGGGGCTGTCAAGGCAAGGGGGGCGCTCCAAAGAAAGGCCGGTTTCTTAATACCCCACTGCTCGCAGAAACGCCCGGTTTTTGGCAAGGATCAAGACATCTTTGGTCCGAATACCAACGCGCTGATCTGAAAAAACGAGCCTTGGGTGCGCGCGGTTGAAATTAACCTGAGATGCGCGTTGCGGAGTTCCTGTACTCTAAGGTTAATTTTTCTCAGGAGGGCAGGCCATGCCAGACATGACGCTTCGGCAGATCGAAGTCATCCGCGCCGTGATGCTGACGGGGACGATCAGCGGCGCGGCGGAGATGCTCAATGTCTCGGCGCCCGGCATCAGCCGGCTGGTCAA from Pseudoruegeria sp. SHC-113 includes these protein-coding regions:
- a CDS encoding Hint domain-containing protein, encoding MTAPASAVLLWGNVLSDHWGLANLVSARVQEMGPFVGTAKFRAEEHLCPQPGGSNMATFDYLSVIQYFRNGESINFSRDEFLDTTGQLDDGETVGPESATFEAGDTFDFLITNEIAAVSPRGGYTPGETVTLNYYGTYDENGITYVVLADPDDPDVGFFFSPVDSETAFDSGLDKTVSLDDIDQGDFTVCFAEGTMIATPDGARAVETLAIGDRILTADGREIGVKWVGRQTVSKQFTPETRFRPVRVRAGALGEGVPNADLTVTPDHALMIDGFAINASALVNGTSIDWVPMRELADRVTYFHIETDEHDVVLANNTPAETFVDYVTRRRFDNFAEYRALYGDEDAIIEMSTPRISAARLVPRTILSRIGNRGAA
- a CDS encoding Hint domain-containing protein; the encoded protein is MATFDYQSVIFYDRDGGSSNFSFTNDFLDQSGTLDDGDVDNTFESGDDFQFEITQAIKDAFPDITIPVGTTVTLDYFGTYEQDGITYVVLEYADNPDIGFIFSPEDADTSFDHLDKTIDVSEINQGDFTVCFAEGTMIATPAGERVVETLEIGDRILTADGREIGVKWIGQQTVSKQFTPETRFRPVRIRAGALGDGVPNADLTVTPDHALMIDGFAINASALVNGTSIDWVPMGQLADRVTYFHIETDTHDVVLANNTPAETFVDYVTRGRFDNFAEYRALYGDEDAITEMSTPRISAARLVPRTILDRIGKRAVA